A part of Amycolatopsis lurida genomic DNA contains:
- a CDS encoding arginase family protein, with protein MLINAVPQFQGALTERAPELPEGCVALAELAGHVLGVPVHHIRQTRETSPAVDGIANRAVLTGANRAAQLAALEAPGGPVLTIGGDCGVELIPIGVARHRFGPGLGVAWFDAHSDLNTAETSPSGAFHGMVLRSLLGEGDPEFAANPPVEPGRVVLAGTRAFDDAERAVVGRGLVVETADVAAGLAGADKVYVHLDLDVLDPAEFDGLNYPEPGGLTIERLVVMLRGLSGFDVVGAGITECAGTEVRVLEPVLEALGELLTGKQ; from the coding sequence GTGCTGATCAACGCCGTACCCCAGTTCCAAGGCGCTCTGACCGAGCGCGCGCCGGAGTTGCCCGAAGGCTGCGTCGCGCTCGCCGAGCTGGCGGGCCACGTGCTGGGCGTGCCGGTGCACCACATCCGGCAGACCCGTGAAACGTCGCCCGCGGTCGACGGCATCGCCAACCGCGCCGTGCTCACCGGCGCGAACCGGGCCGCGCAGCTCGCCGCCCTCGAGGCGCCGGGCGGGCCGGTGCTCACCATCGGCGGGGACTGCGGCGTCGAGCTGATCCCGATCGGGGTCGCGCGCCACCGCTTCGGGCCGGGCCTCGGTGTCGCCTGGTTCGACGCGCATTCCGACCTCAACACCGCGGAGACGTCGCCGTCGGGTGCGTTCCACGGCATGGTGCTGCGGTCGCTGCTCGGCGAGGGCGACCCGGAGTTCGCCGCGAACCCGCCGGTCGAACCCGGACGCGTCGTCCTCGCGGGAACGAGGGCGTTCGACGACGCCGAGCGGGCCGTGGTCGGCCGCGGGCTCGTCGTCGAGACGGCCGACGTCGCCGCCGGGCTGGCCGGCGCGGACAAGGTCTACGTCCATCTCGACCTCGACGTGCTCGACCCGGCGGAGTTCGACGGGCTGAACTATCCGGAGCCCGGTGGCTTGACGATCGAGCGCCTGGTGGTGATGCTTCGCGGGCTGAGCGGGTTCGACGTCGTCGGCGCGGGGATCACCGAATGCGCCGGTACGGAGGTCCGCGTGCTGG